The genomic segment CGGCGAGGCTGGCCACGAGCATCAGGCTCGGCGCGAGGATCGCCAGCTCGATGGTGACCGAGCCACCCTGGCGCCTCACGGCTCGTCCTCCGTGGTGAAGCGTTCCAGGCCCGCGTACGCGGTCTGGCTGACGGTCAGGTCCAGCCCGAACCAGCTCAGCGCGTCGCCCGTGACGGTGACCCGGACGGCCGTCGGCTCGTCGCCGTCCTCGGCGACCGGCGTCACGGCGATCTCCCAGTCGGTGAGCAGGTCGCCCATCCGATTCAGGTAGCCCGCCGCGCGGGACTCCCCCGCACCCGGCTCGGCACCGTAGGCCGACTCGGCCGCGGCCCCGAGCTGCGCGGCTGCCAACGCGACGTTCCGTCCCGAGAAGACCAGTGCGACCTGGACGCCGAGCATGATCAGCACCACGAAGATCGGGAAGAGGATGGCCAGCTCTATCGAGGCCGAGCCCTGGTCCGGCCGCCGCCCGTGGCCGCTCGGCCGGCCCGGTCTCACGGCGCCGGCTCCCCGACCTCTGGCCAGATCCCGATCCACCCCGTGACGTAGTCGCCGGCGGCCGTGAGCAGCGCGACCGCGATGATCGCGGCGATCGCGTAGATGATGGCGTTCGGGATCACCTCGCCACGATCGTCGCGGATCGCGACCACCAGTCGGCGTCTCATCCGTGGCCACCAGGTACGGCGTTCGGGCATCAGACAACCTCCTGGTCAGTTCACCTGTGGGCCGGCGAGCAGCCGGGCGAGAAACGGGTAGAGCGCGAGCAACATCAGGACGATGAGCAGCAGCGCGCCGGGGATCTCCAGCTGAGAGGTACGCAGCTCGGCGCGGGCCAGCTCGTCAGCGCGGATCTGGCCACGCAGCGACGCCGCGCGGGCCCGCAGCGTCCGGTAGACCTGAGCTCCGGACACCCCGGCGGACTGCATGATGTCGCCGAGGTCGCCCAGCTCGGGTACGCCCATGTCGGCGCCCAGCCGGTGCAGCCCGGTCCACGGCGGTGTGACCTCCAGCTCGGCCCGGAGCAACGCCTGCCGGATCCGGGTGAAGACCCAGCCGCTGCCTTTGCTGGCGGCCCGACGTAGCGACTCCTCGGTGCCCCGGCCAGCGGCGCGTTGCAGCGCCGCCAGGTCGATGAAGAGGCAAACGGCCCGGCGGCACTCCCGCCGCGCCTCGGCCGCCTTGCTGGCGACATCGCGGTAGAGGAGCGCGACGAGGAAAGCGGCGCAGATCAGCGCCGCGATCACCGGTACGCCAGGCCCGAATCCTCGCCCGATCAGGGCCAGCAGGCCGAGCAAGGTCGACGGCAGCGCCAGCCCGATCAACGTGACCACGGCCAGGCTGGTCACGAACTCCTCCGGCGTACGGCCGAGCAGCCGCAGGTCCGTCGCCGGCACGATCGGATGTGCCCGGGAGGTGAGCCGCTGCCACGCCGTCCGCCGGCCGGGCACCTCGCCGGGCTGGGGTTGCAGACGTGCCAGGGCCGGGCCGAGGGCCGGGCTGGCCGGCAGGAGCTCGTGGACGGTGAGGAACAGCCCGAGGCCGAAACCGGCACCGACGACGGTGACGAGGGCGAGCCAGGCGGGGGTCACGGCTCGACCCGGTCCGGGGCGGCCGGCGCGACCAGCCGGATCACGGGCGGCGGAAGGCTCAGCGACCGGGCCCACCAGAGGCAGCCGACGAACCCGGCGGCCAGGATCGCCAGGACCACCTGGCCGCGCGGCTCCGAGTAGGGCGCGGTGTACTCCGGACTCCCCAACCCCGCGACGATGAGCAGCATCGATCCGCCGGTCAGGAAGCGGATCTGGAACCGGGCGCGGGCCCGGCGGGACATCATCTCCCGCCGCATCGCGACCTCCTCGGCCGCCGCCTCGGCGATGCCGGTGAGCGCGTCGGCCAGCCGGGCTCCCCGGTCGGACAGGTGCAGGGCGAGCGCGGCGACGACCTGGTCGCCGATCGGATCGCGCACCGCCTCCGCGAAGGCGTAGAGGGCGGACTCCGGGTCCCAGCCGGCCTGGATCCGGGCGGCGAGCAGGTGCACGTCAGCGGCGATGGCCTTCGGCGTGG from the Solwaraspora sp. WMMD1047 genome contains:
- a CDS encoding TadE family protein: MRPGRPSGHGRRPDQGSASIELAILFPIFVVLIMLGVQVALVFSGRNVALAAAQLGAAAESAYGAEPGAGESRAAGYLNRMGDLLTDWEIAVTPVAEDGDEPTAVRVTVTGDALSWFGLDLTVSQTAYAGLERFTTEDEP
- a CDS encoding type II secretion system F family protein, which translates into the protein MTPAWLALVTVVGAGFGLGLFLTVHELLPASPALGPALARLQPQPGEVPGRRTAWQRLTSRAHPIVPATDLRLLGRTPEEFVTSLAVVTLIGLALPSTLLGLLALIGRGFGPGVPVIAALICAAFLVALLYRDVASKAAEARRECRRAVCLFIDLAALQRAAGRGTEESLRRAASKGSGWVFTRIRQALLRAELEVTPPWTGLHRLGADMGVPELGDLGDIMQSAGVSGAQVYRTLRARAASLRGQIRADELARAELRTSQLEIPGALLLIVLMLLALYPFLARLLAGPQVN
- a CDS encoding type II secretion system F family protein; this translates as MNPALIAALIGAGLAGSLVLGISAVAGPAGPARPPSPWAAQLRRLWHGSGTTRRDRRRRRFWLAGAVAGGVVAWALTSVPVAGLLVAVAIPGVPWLLSAGREEARAIARVEAVEMWVRRLRDVEDAGVGLQEAIVDAAQTTPKAIAADVHLLAARIQAGWDPESALYAFAEAVRDPIGDQVVAALALHLSDRGARLADALTGIAEAAAEEVAMRREMMSRRARARFQIRFLTGGSMLLIVAGLGSPEYTAPYSEPRGQVVLAILAAGFVGCLWWARSLSLPPPVIRLVAPAAPDRVEP